A window of the Fusarium poae strain DAOMC 252244 chromosome 3, whole genome shotgun sequence genome harbors these coding sequences:
- a CDS encoding hypothetical protein (BUSCO:57293at5125), whose product MDHSDNDVETVDEALMAQMGFSSFGAASPPSKRRRYNPNADASLPSKSSATGANSTALGTASNTDEITLDDDDNEDEKDDKSGQQVSVQSRPAGLPQRPAPASVPRQGQHSVPHERRADWYIGYYDSLSNVNPWERIEKARGLTTRGTWVPLGKANATTTAVAPA is encoded by the coding sequence ATGGACCACTCAGATAACGACGTCGAAACTGTTGACGAAGCCCTCATGGCTCAGATGGGTTTCTCGTCCTTCGGCGCTGCTTCACCACCCTCAAAGCGTCGTCGATATAATCCAAACGCAGATGCATCACTACCCTCAAAGTCCTCTGCCACCGGTGCCAACTCCACAGCCTTGGGCACTGCTTCCAACACTGATGAGATCacccttgatgatgatgacaacgaGGACGAAAAGGACGACAAATCTGGACAGCAAGTCTCAGTACAGTCACGTCCGGCTGGTCTCCCTCAGCGGCCTGCTCCGGCGTCTGTACCACGTCAGGGTCAGCATTCGGTGCCACATGAGCGCAGGGCTGATTGGTACATTGGGTACTATGACAGTCTGTCTAATGTAAATCCCTGGGAGAGGATTGAGAAGGCCCGCGGTTTGACGACACGGGGAACATGGGTTCCCCTAGGAAAAGCCAACGCTACGACGACAGCTGTTGCACCAGCTTGA